One genomic window of Campylobacter fetus subsp. fetus includes the following:
- the fliS gene encoding flagellar export chaperone FliS has protein sequence MQSNVAYAAYNQNNIGIESPQKLITMLYEGVLRFIYRAKKAIDEGDIETKVQFLNKTNAIFFELINSLDMNQGAISQYLNGLYARQIQLISLANSTNDKAPLDEVIHVTRELLDAWRDVTKEESDEVAR, from the coding sequence ATGCAATCAAATGTAGCTTACGCAGCTTATAACCAAAATAATATCGGTATAGAATCTCCACAAAAGCTTATCACTATGCTTTATGAAGGAGTTTTGAGATTTATCTACCGTGCAAAAAAAGCGATAGACGAGGGAGATATAGAAACAAAAGTTCAATTTCTAAATAAAACAAATGCGATATTTTTTGAACTTATAAACTCTTTAGATATGAATCAAGGAGCGATATCGCAATACTTAAATGGACTTTACGCAAGGCAAATTCAGCTCATATCTCTAGCAAATAGCACAAACGATAAAGCTCCGCTAGATGAAGTAATACACGTAACAAGGGAGCTTCTTGATGCATGGAGAGACGTTACGAAAGAAGAGTCAGATGAAGTGGCTAGATGA
- a CDS encoding FlaG family protein, which translates to MEIFKVASQQIDNSVALNTKQNSNQTREVEQAKIQQNVAQERSNQNKGNNEQDSKRISDIVNKLNDNMETLNTNIRFGFNDKISSMYVSVTEADSGKVIRKIPTEEIMKLTEHFKEIVGVIFDKKE; encoded by the coding sequence ATGGAAATTTTTAAGGTAGCCTCGCAGCAAATAGATAATTCCGTTGCTTTAAATACTAAGCAAAATAGCAACCAAACAAGAGAAGTTGAGCAAGCAAAAATACAACAAAACGTAGCGCAAGAACGCTCTAACCAAAATAAAGGCAATAATGAACAAGACTCAAAGCGTATAAGCGACATAGTAAATAAACTAAATGACAACATGGAGACTCTAAACACAAACATAAGATTTGGTTTTAATGATAAAATTAGCTCTATGTATGTGAGCGTAACAGAAGCTGATAGCGGTAAAGTTATCAGAAAAATACCGACTGAAGAGATTATGAAATTAACAGAGCATTTTAAAGAGATTGTCGGTGTGATCTTTGATAAAAAGGAATAA
- a CDS encoding ornithine carbamoyltransferase produces MKISIECDCVLLAQSLRLFLDGYYAPKKECDFIISDKKTISDKPVFIISEKSPYLSVPFTKDTLLNTLEEFYSAMQIRNQNYVKKSPLSLEERVSNLVDNFKRDLINIIKDEYEK; encoded by the coding sequence ATGAAAATATCGATAGAGTGCGACTGCGTACTTCTTGCACAGAGTCTAAGACTATTTTTGGACGGTTACTACGCGCCTAAAAAAGAGTGCGATTTTATCATATCAGATAAAAAAACGATTTCGGATAAACCTGTTTTCATAATAAGCGAAAAATCACCATATCTTAGTGTGCCATTTACAAAAGATACGCTATTAAATACGCTAGAAGAGTTTTATTCCGCTATGCAAATAAGAAATCAAAACTATGTAAAAAAGAGCCCTTTAAGCTTAGAAGAGAGAGTTTCAAATTTAGTCGATAATTTTAAGCGTGATTTAA
- the fliD gene encoding flagellar filament capping protein FliD produces MAINTEKSQLGLGSGNVLSWDILDKLKSVDTKNLVSTIDAKIQTNLTQQKDLTAIKTLLSNFKSNVSSLTDDTSYLKRSVSSSGSGSATVDASTGVNEQTMKIKVSQLASQDVYQSKKFELKNESVLSPGSAETSFKLSIGSDSYEIEINASTTLEDIANKINEATDGKIQAKVLNVGGENPYSLVIQSKDSGKDNEISFSYVQDSAGSIDNSKNLMKSLGFMFKDPSTTSPGEKLTMMTEDEIKDAALTDKTIDTSNLASRLQTAQNAIFEYNGIEITRDTNSISDLITGVTIKLNKVDKEGESSNFDIKQNTEGIVQDVEGLVNSYNNLMNNLSVATSYNSETGASGTFQGVSEITQIKSKINQIINGVSKDGKSIQDFGLSLSSDGLLKLEASKLKDALSNNFDNFKNFFSSKTEYTNVSTTGTKAVEAGELQGSLTINGKNIDIKTDSANNSNQNAKDILKAITSAGIDNIAVTIDKDGKLVIKGSGGENLEIKGDSTFLEKLGLKETELKGSSEVTGGFFKQLKDTLDSFIGTKGSLVTYEESLVSNNKQLTKEKTNNEESITKKYETMAEKWVQYDSMIAKIEQQFSTLKTMINAQLNSKS; encoded by the coding sequence ATGGCTATTAATACTGAAAAGTCCCAACTTGGATTGGGAAGTGGTAATGTCCTTTCGTGGGATATTCTTGATAAATTAAAATCAGTTGATACAAAAAATTTAGTATCAACGATAGATGCTAAAATTCAAACAAATTTGACTCAACAAAAAGACTTAACAGCCATAAAAACACTATTAAGCAATTTTAAAAGCAACGTATCATCACTTACTGATGATACTAGCTACTTAAAACGCTCGGTATCTAGCTCAGGAAGTGGAAGCGCTACTGTAGATGCAAGTACCGGAGTTAATGAACAAACAATGAAAATTAAGGTATCTCAACTAGCTAGTCAAGATGTATATCAGTCTAAAAAATTTGAGCTAAAAAACGAATCTGTTTTAAGTCCGGGTTCGGCTGAAACAAGTTTTAAGTTAAGCATAGGATCAGACTCATATGAGATAGAGATCAATGCTTCAACTACGCTTGAAGATATAGCAAACAAAATAAATGAAGCAACAGACGGCAAAATTCAAGCAAAAGTTTTAAATGTCGGAGGAGAAAATCCATATAGTTTAGTTATCCAGTCAAAAGATAGCGGAAAAGATAACGAAATAAGTTTTAGCTATGTACAAGATAGCGCAGGAAGTATAGACAACTCAAAAAATTTAATGAAATCTTTAGGATTTATGTTTAAAGATCCAAGTACGACTTCTCCTGGCGAAAAGCTAACTATGATGACAGAAGATGAGATAAAAGATGCAGCATTAACAGATAAGACTATCGATACTTCAAATTTAGCTTCAAGACTGCAAACTGCTCAAAACGCTATATTTGAATATAACGGAATAGAGATAACAAGAGATACAAACTCTATAAGCGATCTCATAACCGGAGTCACTATAAAGCTAAATAAAGTGGATAAAGAAGGAGAAAGCTCGAATTTCGACATTAAACAAAATACAGAAGGTATAGTTCAAGACGTAGAAGGCTTAGTTAACAGTTACAATAATCTTATGAATAATTTATCAGTAGCAACTTCTTATAATTCAGAGACAGGAGCTAGCGGAACATTTCAAGGCGTAAGCGAAATAACGCAGATAAAATCAAAAATTAACCAGATAATAAACGGAGTCTCAAAAGACGGAAAATCAATTCAAGACTTTGGATTATCTCTAAGCAGTGACGGTCTTTTGAAACTAGAAGCTAGCAAACTTAAAGATGCTTTATCGAACAATTTTGATAATTTTAAAAACTTTTTTAGCTCAAAAACAGAGTATACAAACGTATCTACAACAGGAACAAAAGCCGTAGAAGCAGGAGAGCTTCAAGGAAGTTTAACTATAAACGGTAAAAATATAGATATCAAAACCGACTCTGCAAACAATAGCAATCAAAACGCAAAAGATATACTAAAAGCTATCACTAGTGCAGGTATAGACAACATCGCTGTAACTATAGATAAAGACGGAAAACTAGTAATAAAAGGTAGCGGTGGAGAAAATTTAGAAATAAAAGGCGACTCTACTTTTTTAGAAAAACTAGGTTTAAAAGAAACTGAACTTAAAGGAAGCTCAGAAGTTACCGGAGGATTTTTCAAACAGTTAAAGGATACCTTAGATTCATTTATAGGAACTAAGGGATCGCTAGTTACGTACGAAGAGAGCCTAGTTAGCAACAACAAACAGCTAACAAAAGAAAAAACAAACAATGAGGAAAGTATTACCAAAAAGTATGAAACTATGGCTGAAAAATGGGTGCAATATGATAGCATGATAGCAAAGATAGAACAGCAGTTTTCTACGCTAAAAACCATGATAAATGCACAACTAAACTCTAAATCTTAA